A single window of Lutzomyia longipalpis isolate SR_M1_2022 chromosome 1, ASM2433408v1 DNA harbors:
- the LOC129797433 gene encoding structural maintenance of chromosomes protein 4, translating to MNSLEVQGQSNGVDVDMDEAQLSDDEEGGTRIGDIYIPPPVPPYCSAESKGPRLIITHIVNENFKSYAGKITLGPFHQSFTAIVGPNGSGKSNVIDSMLFVFGYRAQKIRSKKMSVLLHNSAAFPNVTSCCVEVHFKEILDKPDGTCEIIPNSGFIISRSASKDNSSFYTINDRRVQFKEVSKLLKQHGIDLDHNRFLILQGEVESIAMMKPKGATTEANKNECGLLEYLEDIVGTTRYKEPLVKINDKVIMYSEERLEKHNRCKLAEREIKELDKPYEDAVEYLRSENQLIRNKNLFLQKKMSEEVKVLAEYEESKKEIAEELRVHNEKYDKLKEERIELEGIVKKDSQDYANLVKKLEKTKKDHENVTCQYAEVQSLMQSTNVRRKKTMTQVEKEKATLEEQKAMPEKVKKEIEECREKIESLTTEKATEEERLAANLASLEGETRALNEKREPLENDLIGLQEAVNEDRAALNTVESELKVCQYNEKMEGRKYYSLKTAYEDAQKTLQEKEDALKEVTQNLPKAREDLKAAQEELKENKEKEGETRMRLQKVRTNLDEVTTNMQAAQSRDKVVNSLMRQKQSGNIPGILGRLGDLGGIDAKYDVAISTCCGRLDDIVVDTVDTAQACIEYLKKHDIGRASFIALEKMEYLRQNCEQRRNYPEGVPRLFDLIKVEDPRVSVAFYFALRETLVAADLEQASRIAYGATRYRTVSLKGDVIETSGTMSGGGRSVVRGRMGQHVATKTGGATPKSRKEIEGMQVMAQELQTEVNFLQEEQGRLMRKISELANEIRLKETEEKKILVNIKSFRQQLPHMREQVERQEVKKNETLADPERVKELEGQIEERKEKLEKSEEAAKKISDQILGINRQIGKITDSKVKVVKDKIADLTKKIDKLTTHVNKMTATLNSADHTRKKLEEKIQSLQEEIEEAANCIREKSEERTQLEQRANELKQEIDELQEEIAEAKNKSSGASSRIAEIAKLESAGQIAKVEIDDKFQAIEKKIKEINDKIPAWQNHIKSLKLQEIPNESEIEPLKTYTEQELESYILTDLNYQITVLEAKLKSSKPNLSVIQEYNQKRDVYLQRVKVLEEVTKRRNDFRTLYDEVRKKRFTEFMQGFGIISKKLKEMYQMITLGGDAELDLVDSMDPFSEGIMFNVRPPKKSWKIISNLSGGEKTLSSLALVFALHYYKPSPLYVMDEIDAALDFKNVSIVSHYIKERTKNAQFIIISLRSNMFELSNNLVGIFKVNDCTDSITVDNLVPHEYEEIADENARFSQMTQAPTQVPQLSPQTPQLSPQTPQLSTNMDLAFGMSEVNAVESA from the exons ATGAATTCATTAGAGGTGCAGGGACAATCCAATGGGGTTGACGTTGATATGGACGAGGCTCAGCTGTCAGATGATGAAGAAG GAGGAACACGTATCGGAGACATCTACATTCCACCTCCGGTGCCACCGTACTGTTCTGCAGAAAGCAAAGGACCTCGCTTGATAATCACTCACATTGTCAATGAGAACTTCAAAAGTTATGCCGGGAAAATTACTCTGGGACCATTCCATCAG AGCTTCACTGCCATTGTTGGCCCAAATGGAAGCGGGAAGAGTAATGTGATTGATTCCATGCTCTTCGTTTTTGGCTACAGAGCCCAGAAGATTCGTTCAAAGAAGATGTCTGTGCTCCTGCACAATTCCGCGGCATTTCCCAACGTTACCAGCTGCTGTGTTGAGGTGCACTTCAAGGAGATTCTCGATAAACCCGATGGAACGTGTGAGATCATCCCCAATAGTGGATTTATCATTTCCCGCAGTGCTTCCAAGGATAATTCTTCCTTTTACACCATCAACGATCGCCGGGTGCAGTTCAAGGAGGTTTCCAAGTTGCTAAAGCAGCATGGCATTGATCTGGATCACAATCGTTTCCTCATCCTTCAGGGTGAAGTGGAATCCATAGCCATGATGAAGCCAAAAGGAGCCACAACGGAGGCAAATAAGAATGAATGTGGGCTCTTGGAGTATTTGGAGGATATTGTGGGTACCACACGGTACAAAGAGCCCCTTGTGAAGATTAACGATAAAGTAATAATGTACAGTGAGGAGCGTCTGGAGAAGCACAATCGCTGCAAACTTGCCGAGCGTGAGATTAAGGAACTCGATAAACCATATGAGGATGCCGTGGAGTATCTACGAAGTGAAAATCAACTCATCCGCAATAAGAATCTCTTTCTCCAGAAGAAAAT gaGCGAAGAGGTGAAGGTTCTGGCAGAGTATGAAGAGAGTAAAAAGGAGATTGCCGAGGAGCTACGTGTTCACAATGAGAAGTATGACAAATTGAAGGAGGAACGCATTGAATTGGAGGGAATTGTGAAGAAGGATTCGCAGGATTATGCAAATCTCGTGAAGAAGCTGGAGAAAACGAAGAAGGATCACGAGAATGTAACGTGTCAGTATGCTGAGGTACAGTCCCTCATGCAATCCACAAATGTCCGGCGGAAGAAGACAATGACTCAGGTGGAGAAGGAGAAAGCCACGCTGGAGGAGCAGAAAGCCATGCCGGAGAAggtgaagaaagaaattgaggagtgtcgggagaaaattgaatctCTCACAACTGAGAAAGCCACCGAAGAGGAACGTCTCGCCGCGAATCTTGCCTCCCTCGAGGGTGAAACGAGGGCTCTCAATGAGAAGCGGGAGCCACTTGAGAATGATCTGATTGGTTTGCAGGAGGCAGTGAATGAGGATCGTGCTGCCCTGAACACGGTTGAGTCAGAACTCAAAGTATGTCAGTACAATGAAAAAATGGAGGGGAGGAAGTACTATTCCCTAAAGACAGCCTACGAGGATGCCCAGAAGACACTGCAGGAGAAGGAAGATGCTCTGAAGGAAGTAACTCAGAATCTCCCCAAAGCCAGGGAGGATCTCAAAGCAGCGCAAGAAGAACTAAAGGAGAATAAGGAGAAGGAAGGGGAGACTCGTATGAGACTACAGAAAGTTCGTACGAATCTCGATGAAGTCACAACAAACATGCAGGCAGCTCAGTCACGAGACAAGGTGGTCAATTCGTTGATGCGTCAGAAGCAATCGGGTAACATTCCGGGAATCCTTGGGCGTCTCGGGGATTTGGGAGGCATCGATGCAAAGTACGACGTGGCCATATCAACGTGCTGCGGGCGTCTCGATGACATCGTCGTGGACACCGTGGACACAGCACAGGCTTGCATTGAGTACCTAAAGAAGCACGACATTGGTCGAGCGTCATTCATAGCGCTCGAGAAGATGGAATATCTGCGGCAGAACTGCGAACAGCGCCGGAACTACCCTGAAGGTGTTCCACGTCTCTTTGATCTGATCAAAGTGGAGGATCCGCGTGTATCGGTGGCTTTCTACTTTGCCCTGCGCGAAACCCTCGTGGCAGCGGATCTCGAACAAGCCTCTCGCATTGCCTACGGAGCCACGCGTTATCGAACAGTCTCCCTGAAAGGTGATGTAATTGAGACTTCCGGTACAATGTCCGGTGGTGGACGATCCGTTGTGCGTGGCAGGATGGGACAGCACGTGGCGACAAAAACAGGTGGAGCAACACCAAAATCCCGCAAAGAAATCGAAGGGATGCAAGTGATGGCTCAGGAGCTCCAGACCGAAGTGAATTTCCTGCAGGAGGAACAGGGAAGGCTCATGCGTAAGATCAGTGAGCTTGCAAATGAGATTCGCCTGAAGGAGACGGAGGAGAAGAAGATTCTTGTAAACATTAAGAGTTTCCGGCAGCAATTGCCACATATGCGGGAGCAAGTTGAGCGGCAAGAGGTGAAGAAGAATGAAACTCTGGCCGATCCGGAGCGTGTAAAGGAGCTCGAGGGACAAATTGAGGAGCGCAAGGAGAAATTGGAGAAGTCCGAGGAGGCCGCTAAGAAGATATCTGATCAAATTCTCGGGATAAATCGTCAAATTGGCAAGATTACGGACAGCAAAGTCAAAGTGGTCAAGGACAAGATTGCCGACCTAACGAAGAAGATTGATAAACTCACGACACATGTGAACAAAATGACGGCGACTCTCAACAGTGCCGATCACACACGGAAGAAGCTGGAGGAGAAGATCCAGAGCTTGCAGGAAGAGATTGAGGAGGCAGCAAATTGCATTCGTGAAAAGAGTGAGGAGCGAACACAGCTGGAACAAAGAGCAAATGAGCTCAAGCAGGAGATTGATGAACTTCAGGAAGAGATTGCTGAGGCCAAGAATAAGAGTAGTGGAGCTTCCAGTCGTATAGCTGAAATTGCAAAGCTCGAAAGTGCTGGACAAATTGCCAAGGTGGAGATTGATGATAAATTCCAGgcaattgagaagaaaatcaaggagattaatgataaaattccCGCGTGGCAGAATCACATAAAGTCCCTGAAACTTCAGGAGATTCCCAATGAGAGCGAAATTGAGCCACTAAAGACGTACACAGAGCAGGAGTTGGAGTCATACATCCTTACGGATTTGAATTACCAAATTACCGTGTTGGAGGCTAAATTGAAGTCCAGCAAACCCAATTTGTCCGTAATTCAGGAGTACAATCAGAAACGCGATGTCTACCTGCAGCGTGTTAAGGTCCTCGAGGAAGTCACAAAGAGGCGCAATGACTTCCGGACGTTGTACGATGAAGTGCGGAAGAAGAGATTCACAGAATTCATGCAGGGCTTTGGGATTATCTCCAAGAAACTCAAAGAGATGTACCAGATGATCACCCTGGGAGGTGATGCTGAGCTGGATCTTGTTGATTCAATGGATCCCTTCAGTGAGGGCATAATGTTCAATGTACGTCCACCGAAGAAATCCTGGAAGATCATCtccaatctctcaggtggtgAGAAGACTCTCTCATCATTGGCTCTTGTCTTTGCTTTGCACTACTACAAACCATCACCACTCTACGTTATGGATGAGATTGATGCTGCGCTGGACTTCAAGAATGTCTCCATTGTGTCCCACTATATAAAG gaaagaacaaaaaatgccCAATTCATCATAATCTCCCTCCGTTCGAATATGTTTGAATTGTCCAACAATCTTGTGGGTATTTTCAAAGTTAACGACTGCACGGATTCCATCACAGTGGACAATCTCGTGCCACACGAATATGAGGAGATTGCCGATGAGAATGCAAGATTCTCCCAGATGACGCAAGCCCCCACGCAGGTTCCTCAACTATCTCCGCAGACACCTCAACTATCTCCGCAAACACCTCAACTATCAACCAACATGGATCTTGCTTTTGGAATGAGTGAAGTGAATGCCGTTGAATCGgcttaa